The following coding sequences are from one Paramormyrops kingsleyae isolate MSU_618 chromosome 21, PKINGS_0.4, whole genome shotgun sequence window:
- the LOC111847516 gene encoding dehydrogenase/reductase SDR family member 12-like isoform X1 yields the protein MSVYRNIVWFLKGINEYTRNGFQAASKQFVDKDMEVAVAGRTFMITGAGSGIGKATALAIAKKGGTIHMVCRNKEKAEKAKADIVKETGNKEIYVHLLDMSEMQKVLEFAEGFKKKYKQLNVLINNAGCMLKQREVNSEGLERNFATNTLGVYILTKSLIPLLEKSSDPRVITVSSGGMLVQKLQSDDLQSENDHFDGTMVYAQTKRQQVVMTEQWAKAHPNIHFSAMHPGWADTPAIAMAMPEFHHAMREKLRSADQGADTVVWLSVSQAAVTLPSGCFFQDRRPVSTHLPFAWTHTSPEQEQKFMTRLEELSKSIQAR from the exons ATGTCTGTATATCGGAATATCGTCTGGTTCTTAAAGGGGATTAATGAATATACCAG GAATGGCTTTCAAGCCGCTTCCAAGCAATTTGTGGATAAGGACATGGAGGTCGCAGTAGCAGGCCGGACCTTTATGATCACAGGAGCCGGCAGCGGGATTGGAAAGGCCACGGCCCTTGCCATTGCCAAGAAAG gtggtACGATCCACATGGTGTGTAGGAACAAGGAAAAAGCAGAGAAGGCCAAAGCAGACATTGTCAAAGAGACAGGAAACAAG gAAATTTATGTACATCTCTTGGACATGTCTGAAATGCAGAAAGTTCTGGAGTTTGCAGAGGGCTTCAAGAAAAAGTACAAGCAGCTGAACGTGCTG ATCAACAATGCAGGTTGCATGTTGAAACAAAGAGAGGTAAACTCTGAGGGCTTGGAAAGGAACTTTGCAACAAACACTCTGG GGGTTTACATTTTAACCAAGAGTTTGATTCCCTTACTAGAGAAAAGCAGTGATCCCAGAGTG ATCACGGTATCTTCCGGAGGAATGCTGGTTCAAAAGCTCCAGAGCGATGATCTGCAGTCAGAAAATGACCACTTTGATGGGACTATGGTCTACGCACAGACCAAGAGGCAGCAGGTGGTGATGACTGAACAATGGGCAAAGGCTCATCCCAACATCCACTTCTCTGCCATGCATCCCGGATGGGCTGATACCCCAG CAATTGCCATGGCGATGCCGGAGTTCCACCATGCGATGCGAGAGAAGCTGCGCAGTGCCGATCAGGGTGCCGACACGGTAGTGTGGCTGAGCGTCTCCCAAGCCGCTGTCACTTTGCCTAGTGGCTGCTTCTTTCAAG ATCGGAGACCAGTTTCAACCCACCTCCCCTTTGCCTGGACCCATACATCTCCTGAACAGGAGCAGAAATTCATGACCCGGCTTGAAGAGTTATCAAAGTCAATTCAGGCTCGCTGA
- the LOC111847516 gene encoding dehydrogenase/reductase SDR family member 12-like isoform X2 → MRNKTNSSTILGKIMNGFQAASKQFVDKDMEVAVAGRTFMITGAGSGIGKATALAIAKKGGTIHMVCRNKEKAEKAKADIVKETGNKEIYVHLLDMSEMQKVLEFAEGFKKKYKQLNVLINNAGCMLKQREVNSEGLERNFATNTLGVYILTKSLIPLLEKSSDPRVITVSSGGMLVQKLQSDDLQSENDHFDGTMVYAQTKRQQVVMTEQWAKAHPNIHFSAMHPGWADTPAIAMAMPEFHHAMREKLRSADQGADTVVWLSVSQAAVTLPSGCFFQDRRPVSTHLPFAWTHTSPEQEQKFMTRLEELSKSIQAR, encoded by the exons ATGAGGAACAAGACAAACAGCAGTACAATACTGGGCAAGATAAT GAATGGCTTTCAAGCCGCTTCCAAGCAATTTGTGGATAAGGACATGGAGGTCGCAGTAGCAGGCCGGACCTTTATGATCACAGGAGCCGGCAGCGGGATTGGAAAGGCCACGGCCCTTGCCATTGCCAAGAAAG gtggtACGATCCACATGGTGTGTAGGAACAAGGAAAAAGCAGAGAAGGCCAAAGCAGACATTGTCAAAGAGACAGGAAACAAG gAAATTTATGTACATCTCTTGGACATGTCTGAAATGCAGAAAGTTCTGGAGTTTGCAGAGGGCTTCAAGAAAAAGTACAAGCAGCTGAACGTGCTG ATCAACAATGCAGGTTGCATGTTGAAACAAAGAGAGGTAAACTCTGAGGGCTTGGAAAGGAACTTTGCAACAAACACTCTGG GGGTTTACATTTTAACCAAGAGTTTGATTCCCTTACTAGAGAAAAGCAGTGATCCCAGAGTG ATCACGGTATCTTCCGGAGGAATGCTGGTTCAAAAGCTCCAGAGCGATGATCTGCAGTCAGAAAATGACCACTTTGATGGGACTATGGTCTACGCACAGACCAAGAGGCAGCAGGTGGTGATGACTGAACAATGGGCAAAGGCTCATCCCAACATCCACTTCTCTGCCATGCATCCCGGATGGGCTGATACCCCAG CAATTGCCATGGCGATGCCGGAGTTCCACCATGCGATGCGAGAGAAGCTGCGCAGTGCCGATCAGGGTGCCGACACGGTAGTGTGGCTGAGCGTCTCCCAAGCCGCTGTCACTTTGCCTAGTGGCTGCTTCTTTCAAG ATCGGAGACCAGTTTCAACCCACCTCCCCTTTGCCTGGACCCATACATCTCCTGAACAGGAGCAGAAATTCATGACCCGGCTTGAAGAGTTATCAAAGTCAATTCAGGCTCGCTGA
- the ap1s3b gene encoding AP-1 complex subunit sigma-3b: protein MMRFLLLFSRQGKLRLQKWFTPLVERERKKVVRDMTLMVLGRPPRSCNFLHWKDLKVVYKRYASLYFCCGLDDKDNELLALEVLHRYVELLDKYFGNVCELDIIFNFEKAYFILDEFLMGGEVQETSKVTVAKSIEASDMLQETMEEYMSKPAF, encoded by the exons ATG ATGCGCTTCCTGTTGCTCTTCAGCCGGCAGGGAAAGCTGCGACTTCAGAAGTGGTTTACGCCGCTTGTGGAACGGGAGAGAAAAAAAGTGGTCCGTGACATGACCCTGATGGTGCTGGGCCGCCCACCTCGCTCCTGCAACTTCCTGCACTGGAAGGACCTGAAAGTTGTCTACAAGAG GTATGCCAGCCTATATTTCTGCTGTGGCCTTGATGACAAGGATAATGAGCTTTTGGCTCTAGAAGTTCTGCACCGATATGTGGAGTTGCTGGACAAGTACTTTGGCAAT GTCTGTGAGCTGGATATTATCTTCAACTTTGAGAAAGCGTATTTCATCCTGGATGAGTTCCTGATGGGTGGGGAGGTGCAGGAGACCTCTAAGGTGACTGTGGCCAAGTCCATTGAGGCATCAGACATGCTGCAGGAG ACTATGGAAGAGTACATGAGCAAGCCTGCATTCTGA
- the LOC111847515 gene encoding secretogranin-2b-like — protein sequence MSIPKLSMAGLAVLLSVFLQPWVQGASMHGGIAESRHSNPYFTPSSNMLKALQYIQNLRQQAGEEPITEDDARELVDASEGQDSKDRQWLNALLRTLPQTRVEPKATLPKLHYTPKNRENIGDGEQPMLGDIEDYADYPKPPEKYGLMFEDEEPHGSASKRANEAAELQYTPQSLANLQSVFEELEKIKHQNLGQDQTLDWSNPGNSVSIRDVSYKDGIGVEQWIPMEERMEMEEVVNDSREEFDRSLEDNHSDGGNSKQSTQPTYGNQEDQDDLSKLLDEYLLKILHKTPQTEKRDEEQNSKRRIAQLLQKLDPIVIYKLMEISQKLQIHPEDLIEMVMDGKVTKDDKMPKSELEPEPLLTDEEKLARIVSYNGEKRPETRIFKAGFPKKQAKTPDNSNVEDILGILGLESPERQNAEHFEEQGQFRDLPSRYAPPGGRPLYIPPKPYKGKDNYDGNVDEDLVNFLTAKMLAQNSKQTAQKADQHTPKPQEHLNYGAYESVLKDYFDQPENEKSSLLKTRKPTKYTVQAPKAQGLEDDRLLEMSYLIPKSEKQLKNLYDKTVRGM from the coding sequence ATGTCCATTCCCAAGCTTTCAATGGCAGGATTAGCTGTCctgctttctgtttttctgcagCCCTGGGTCCAGGGTGCCTCCATGCATGGTGGGATAGCGGAGTCTAGACACTCCAACCCCTACTtcacccccagctccaacatGCTCAAAGCATTACAGTACATCCAGAACCTCCGGCAACAGGCCGGAGAGGAGCCGATTACAGAAGATGACGCAAGAGAACTCGTGGATGCTAGTGAAGGTCAGGACAGCAAGGACCGGCAGTGGCTGAATGCATTGCTGAGGACCCTGCCACAGACCAGGGTAGAGCCCAAGGCAACGTTGCCCAAACTCCATTACACCCCCAAGAACAGAGAGAACATTGGAGATGGCGAACAACCAATGCTGGGAGACATAGAAGATTATGCCGACTACCCTAAGCCTCCAGAGAAATACGGGCTTATGTTTGAGGATGAAGAACCCCATGGAAGTGCCTCCAAGCGTGCAAATGAAGCTGCAGAACTACAGTACACTCCACAAAGTCTGGCCAACCTACAATCTGTGTTTGAGGAGCTGGAGAAGATAAAACACCAGAACCTGGGACAAGACCAGACACTTGACTGGAGCAACCCGGGAAATTCTGTCAGCATAAGGGATGTGTCTTACAAAGATGGAATTGGGGTTGAGCAGTGGATTCCTATGGAGGAGAGGATGGAGATGGAAGAGGTGGTCAATGACAGCCGGGAGGAGTTTGATAGAAGCTTGGAAGACAACCATAGCGATGGTGGTAACTCTAAGCAATCAACACAGCCTACATATGGAAACCAAGAAGACCAAGATGATCTCAGCAAACTCCTGGATGAATACCTGCTGAAAATCTTACATAAAACACCACAAACTGAGAAAAGGGATGAGGAACAGAACAGCAAAAGAAGAATAGCTCAACTACTGCAGAAATTGGACCCCATTGTAATTTACAAACTGATGGAAATCTCacaaaaactacaaatccaTCCTGAGGACCTAATAGAGATGGTGATGGATGGGAAGGTGACCAAAGATGACAAAATGCCAAAATCCGAGTTAGAACCTGAACCACTGCTTACAGATGAAGAAAAATTAGCCAGAATCGTATCCTACAATGGAGAAAAAAGGCCAGAAACCAGAATCTTTAAAGCAGGGTTTCCGAAAAAGCAAGCGAAAACTCCAGATAACTCAAATGTGGAAGACATTCTTGGCATCCTAGGACTGGAGAGCCCAGAACGGCAGAATGCAGAGCATTTTGAAGAGCAAGGCCAGTTTAGGGATTTGCCTTCAAGATAtgctccccctggtggcagaCCACTCTACATTCCACCCAAGCCATACAAGGGAAAAGATAATTATGATGGCAATGTAGATGAAGATCTGGTAAATTTTCTTACTGCCAAAATGTTAGCCCAGAACTCCAAGCAGACTGCGCAAAAGGCTGACCAACACACCCCAAAACCACAAGAGCATCTTAACTACGGGGCGTATGAGTCAGTCTTAAAGGATTACTTTGACCAaccagaaaatgaaaaaagcTCATTGTTGAAAACACGAAAACCCACAAAATACACTGTCCAGGCACCAAAAGCACAAGGTCTTGAGGATGATAGGTTACTAGAGATGAGCTATCTAATCCCAAAGTCAGAGAAACAACTGAAGAATCTTTATGATAAAACAGTCAGGGGGATGTAG